agggggagagaaaaggaaaaggagagagagaagggatagaaagagagaaaggagagagagagaggagagaagagagagagaggagggagagagaagggatatatatatattatatatataatatattatattatatattatatataatataaaatacttttatatatataatatatataatattattttaaatatattatattatatatatattttatataatatatgtatatgtatataataatatataataatatatatgcacaaccaccacacacacacacacacacaagatacaggacacacacacacacaaacatgcacggaTTTGCTAATATTGAGTTGGTcttacgtagatacgatagtggtgcctgaGAATTTGGGAGTTcactctatacaaaacaatctacTGCCTTGTGACATCATTAACCAAAAAAAGGCTTCGCGAGTCCCTGaggcttgcgacctcgttctggcaattccGCGACGCCCCTGTGGGAAAAAAATATCGGTCTTGCCCTTCCTTTGGATATCAGCTGCGGGAGGAGGAGCGTGCGCATGGCCAACAGCTTCTCTCACATTTTTTCGCTCCAGTGCTTTACCATATGGGGGTCAAAAGTGATTGACGGGGGCCTTTGACACACAaccatagtataataataattaaattttaaaataattttatatattttaaaattttatatatatataattttaattatatttataataatatatattatttatatatatatatataatatattatatatatatattataatttaaatataatattctagtttgtaattatgtttatataatacatgcaacatattatataataaatatataaataaattaatatatatatatataataatatatatacacacaaacccccacccaaaaaaaacaccaacacaccaacacacgtacactacacccccaaaaccacacacacacacaaacacaacacacaccacacacacacacaaacaaatatatataattatacatatataatataaaaatattatattaataatataataatataatattatatatatttttataaaacacacacacacaagtgaaataaggtttttgttttttctttttctttctctctctctctcttcctctcacccccccccccatcacacaccCCACGTCACTTTAGACAGCTACCCCTTTCTCTAATTTTTCTGGCGTCTTCCCCGGCTTCTGTGTGTTACTAAATAATTTTCACTCTTAAGCCGACTTTTATCTTTCCTAAAAGGTTTAGGGTGAACTTTCTCCTTATAAAATTCCTTGTTAAGaacattaatggaaaaaaaaaattttaaggcttCAAGATTTTGCTTTAGTCTTGTTTTagtctgtttttctatctgtcagtccccctaccctctctctctctatctatctattatctacattatctattatctatctatttctataatactattattatctattatatatcattccaTTGTCTATCTATGTCATcattatctaacacacacacacacacaaaaacacacacacaaaaccccccccaccaaaaaacaacacacccccccccacacacaaacacactcgcacatttttttttttttttttttttttttttcaaaaggtagGTTAGTTTGAAaagccgtggcacagcatgatattaattgtgtttcatgttgtgatggctttgggtgagtacgtggtgggtcccgttatataaagtatttatatatataataaatattattatatattttatatataaaaaaatattatatatatataaaatattaatataaattatataatattataataaaatattaatatataaagatatatattaaaaatataatatataatatatataattaattttatatataaagtattatataataatatatattataatatatattatatataatatatattatataaaatatttccggtctttcttttatccctctccattctcttctccctcttttctctcctctctctcctcctctcttctcgctctctctctcttcctctcttccctccttaacACTTTCTTTGCCTGTCTATCTAACTTTCTACCcgtctttttctcactcttccccccctccccctctctctctctctctctctctctctctctctttctcttctcttctctctccccttctttctttttttttccccccttctctctcttttctttttacgcaTTACACTCACGTATACACATTCTTTTATTCCCATTGTTTAGATTCGTTCAGAATTATCAACTGccggtatatagatagacaggtagacagatagacaggtagatatataaacacatatgcatacatacaggcatgtatacaggtgtgtatatatgcatacacacacacgcacagacacacataacacacacacaaaataaaaacataaatatatatatatctatttatttatttatttatttatttgtttatttatttattcacacacacacacacacacacacacacacacacacacacacacacaccaacaaacaacatatatatatatataatatatatatatatataatatatatatatatatatatatatatatatatatatatatatatatatatatatatatatatatttacacacacacacacacacacacacacacacacacacacacacacaaacacactcgcacacactcacacgcacgcacacacacacagacacacacacacacacacacacacacacacacacacacacacacacacacacacacacacacacacacacacacacacacacatatatatattatatatatatatatatatatatatatatatatatatatatatatatatatatatatacatatagatatacatatattacatgtataaggcgaagcgctagaggtagttgACAAGTATACAttgggcaactcgtacagacagtCCCAtccagcgaagaggaaattaagcgacgcatcagtctaggctgaagcgccttcggcagacacagtagcatgctaagaggctccttgccattaaagtctttaaccaatgcttCCTCCAAGCATAtgacttatggatcagaaacatggactacaacctaattactggagaggaaactaataagtgctcagagggggatggaaaggttgatcttgggaattagcctaagaaatcgaatgagggcgacgtggatcagggaacagaaaaaagtggaagatatatttgGTAGCATAAACAGTGGCTGGTCATATATGTcgaagacaggacgacagatggacaaagaaagtaatacaCTGGGCTAcaaatataaagaggccaagggccagaccaatgacaagatagcgtaacgaaataacgaaatttggggccaagactgaaagcaaaaaacgcaagacagacaaatgatgaggatgatgataatgatgatatatatatgtgtgtgtgtttaaatatgtatgaatgtttgtacgtatatatgtatacatgtatgtaagtacgtacatacataagtaagtttgtatgtatgcatgtatgcacgcaGGTAAGAATATATCTATAGTTCAAAACACCGACGGAATCTCGTCAGGAATTGTGTATGCGCAGGCACTCTCTGAATGGATTACAGGTGAGTGACGTGCCATTACGCCGACTGAAAGGTTTGTAACTCAATCTATGTTGCATTTTGAACCGCTGAAATGAAAAGGCTTTTAGCAAATTGCCATGCaaaggcaaaagaagaagaaaggaaggaagtaggaggaaagagaagatatgGATGTCAGTCGAGGCTTTTTTTCAATGACATAAACTTTTTCGACAAGAACGAATCGCGGTTTAGATGCAGGGAAAGGGAGTCGCGGTTTTTGTGTCTTATTTCTGctattttttttggattattgttgttattattatcatcatcatttttattattattgttattattattattattattattattattattattattattattattattattattactattattattattattattcattattattattatcatatttgctatcattattaagttttgtgtcattatcattatcattattaatatcaccattgttgtgttcattactaatatcatatatatatatataacaatatatatataatataatatatatatatatataaaaatatatatatattatatatataatatatatataatattatatataatatatgacacacataaagtcatatatatatatatatatatattatatatatatatatatatatatatatatatataaaatagatatatatataaacaccccctgaccaggacttctgaacctaggtcactccgggtatgaaaccggaggccagtgctaaacaaccatgccacacgacccactaaaaggagtgtgcaactaggatcttactagctccatagacattacctgtctactcatacttgagtaatgacagcgaagttttacgctcactccccgtgggcactcggtggaaattgatttagcaattcaaatcctatgtcagatgtcctgaggtatattttatgaaagatggaataatgcaatgccgcattgatatcgattgttatttatcgatatcaatgcggcattgcattatatatatatatatatatatatatatatatatataatatatatatatatatatatatatatatatatatatgtatatatatatatatatatatacctgtgcgtgtgtgtgtgtgtgtgtgtgtgtgtgtgtgtgtgtgtgtgtgtgtgtgtgtgtgtgtgtgtgtgtgtgtgtgtgtgtctgtgtgtgtgtgttgttacggCTTATAATCAATTATAGATGAAAAATCAAAACTGAATGACGTGATACTACTAGTGATGCTAGATACTACGTAACAACGAATGTCATTGTGTTAAAGTACTAATAGTGACGgtcaagtttcttcttgttcattcattgatgtcattcattcttcattccgTATTAAATTGCTCATTAATTAGGTTATCACTCGATATGTTTAAATTTCATAAATTATTATGTCTTTCAttaatgtattttcctttttcattattgataaagCGTACTTTCATTATTCTAACGTAATCCTTTTTTAAGATTAAATTTATCCAACAAAGTCATCTTCATGAATAACTTAATTTTTACTAATTGTCAAAAGATTGGAAAAATCGCATAAAGTcataattacaaattttatttccttccttcaccaaaaaacacaaaaacaaacaaaacagaaagaatcTAACCTACACGATACAATACTAAAGTGTAACATAACATAACTAAAGTGTAACATAACATAACTAAAGTGTAACATAACATAACTAAAGTGTAACATAACATAACTAAAGTGTAACATAACATAACTAAAGTGTAACATAACAGCCCCCATCCTAACAAAGGAATGAAATGCAaaccgaaataaaaacaaagggcaGAGAGGTGTTGGTCCTGCCCAGGAAAATGGCAGTGGAGGAGTGCCCGAGATAATCCGACTGAGGAAAACAGGAAGATCTCAAgacggggtttgtgtgtgggggggggggggggggttgctcgttcgtttgagatttgttaagttttggcttcgcccgggcctttcaatTATGGCTCGGCAAGGGGGGTTGCAAAGACGCAATCACGAGCTCGTCAGTAGTAACAATCAGCGTGAGCAATTAACATTACGGTaatacaaatttccttttttttatactgcgctagtaataataattatatatatatataatatatatatatatatatttaaatatataataaatatatataatataatacatttttaggggaacacaacaccacacacaacacacacacactccacacacacacacacacacaccaacacacaacacacacaaacacacacacacaacaacacaccatatatatatatatataaaaattttaaatatatataatagatagaagatagatagatagatgatataataaaatttatataaatattataataatataatataaaattatatatatatatatttaataaacatatactacaacacaaaaacatataaaataaatatatacatatatatatatatttaaaaatatatatattttaatatatatatatatatatataattttatatataatatacatacatatatataagcccgggtggccgaatggttaaaggtCGGCTCAAGACTTACGAGGAAATCGAATTCGGGGGTttgagtccccgaccgccgcgttttccccttgggcaaggaacttccctcgattcccTACTACCCATGGGGTGGCCCGCCCGCCCAAAATCAGTGTGGtccccaaacccccgggaaaaaagagagaatgatttcctaaaaaaaaagggaacccggcactctccgtgggaaaagggaatgggggcccTACACgactactccaagagcatcacaacatgaaaatacaattaagtatcatgctgtgaccacggcggccccagacatgaacccaccgtttaaaagggaaaaacatattatatacatatacaattttatacaattttagtagatagatagtgatagatagaatatttttttacaaaatataatataatatattatatataatatatatattatatataaaattatatatatatataatatatataatgtctttgGGGTGGAACCCCTATTCAAATGACAGAAGAATTAGGGGTctcgccccggggccccccccgagTGCCGTCATGGCCTGTGTTTATGGAGACGCTGGGAGGAATAATACGGAATAATCGGGAGACATTCAACTTGATTCGTTTGAGATAATGTCCCTCAGTCCCCCGGAGGTTGgcttgcaacatacgctaacgcggtcaactccgttcacgagaaaatccatttaccgtggaggggggaggatagaaatACCTTTCCTGGCACTTGATCCACGGGGGGACGAAAGCCTACGTTTTTGTAACAGAAAGCCTAAAATAAGATGATTTTTATCCCTttctactccgcccacagcaaaagaaagaaaatttgggtttgggttggctTCTTcccagagcactgaggatctgcagccctgaattttttTAGGAGGGTTTCCTATGAATTAGTTCTTTTATGAAAAAACAAGTACCccgaggcttcctgctaaacctcagaaagaaggcggagagcataatgtaagagcagaccccgcaccctcttctagtaatgttctcatattaccgtcatgcatcatttcccaggcgatcagcagatacttcggcaagacagtgagaatcgccagcacattctgacgaagacacaatcgaaaccggtcaaatacatctcttgcattgtgaagatattaattctcattcatacctttaaatatatatatatactatatataaaatatatatatatatatatatatatatatatatatatatatatatatataattataatatataatatatatatatatatatatatatatatgtaaatatgtatataaatatgtatgtatgtatgtgtatatatatgtatatgtatatatatatatatatatatattagatactatatatatatatatatacatacatatatatatatatatattatatatgtgtgtgtggtgtgtgtgtgtgtgtgtgtgtgtttgtgttttgtgtgtgtgtgtgtttttatgtgtgtgttttgtgaaatgtgtgagtgtgtgtgtgattgtgaacAATATGTTACTTCAATCTTTtgtggtattcatatatatattttatatactatatatatattatatatatatataatatatatatatagtatatatatacataataatatatatatatatatatatatctatatatatatatatatatatattttatatatatatatatatatgcatgaaaagacatgcaagcacttaactcgATCTAGGTTACTAAagcatcgcttcacatcaccttgaggATGAAGCACAACattgtatattaacacacacacaccacacacacacacaaacacacacacacaaacacacacacacacacatatatatatatatatatatattttatatatatctatatatatatatgtatgtatattatatgtatatatatcatatatatatatatatatatatattatattttatatattatatatatatatatattatatatatatacatatatatatatattatatatatctatatatatatatatatatactatatatatatatgtgtgtgtgtgtgtgtgtgtgtgtgtgtacatatacagggTTGGTGCTTCATcctcaaggtgatgtgaagcgatgctTTAGTAACCTAGATcgagttaagtgcttgcatgtcttTTCGCTTGCAGCTGCTACCATTGGCTAGCCAAGAGCAAAATGGAACCAGCTCTGCACAggtctcccctgccagttcataagcctctccgtcatcgagacttctgcagtggccacccatggaaactggataccttgtggtcccaggctaaactataggggatcttggagcagcaggagtcCCTCGAGATACGGAGTCCTGGCCCACCAGTGTGTGGACTTGCCCTGACTCTATACCAGCTTCAGCCCCTCAACCCCCTGGGATCGAAGGGCGGCTTGGGGGAGATGGgctttgccagtcctcctccccccaaccagCAACTAATTGTATTAATGGAACTGCTGGGAGGAGGGGTACTCCTCCCACTCAACAAGTGAGGGTCCCATTGGGACTGCTGGGGCACACAATGGGAACAGGAGTTACTCATCCTGCCTGCCCCCTGGCAGCTGCAAACCCGGTGTGAAGACTGTGGGGCAaaacccaagggaaccccacaggaaATAGTCCATGGCGTacattgggccccacagcctgccatcCCCCTTTATATTAGGTAGCGTTAGTGGGAGTGACAGAAAGGGCATCCACCCATTgtgactgcccgaggcttaacctcaggcgagctgtCTGGGATCTTGGAACGTGTAGTCCTTACGGCAGGATGAAGGTTACCcctgctattgagggaactgaagcagttcatagttgaggtggctgccctcttggaggtgagaagacctggcagcagcagcATCTCGAGGGTGTAAGCATAGCTATCTCAACCACATTCTTAtcagcactcactggaggatctCCAGAACTGAAGGGCTTACCAGAGTActgagttctgtggtactgaccataggctggttgtggctaccctatgggttcACTCcaaactcctcatccctccaatgccactctagggtgtttcaatTGGACAGATTTACGGAGGGGAAATGTGCAAGGAAGttcaccacagcagtctctgatctgAAAACCTGGCAGACCCAGTAGctttgtgggagtccttcaagcgtgaaacactcgatgcagcacaggagtccattggcaaacACCGAGGGCAAGGTAGAATTTAATCTCACTGAGTAATGgcctacctaccaagccctgagaaaactgaactcagaGCCCTCCTCGCAGATCACTACAGGCCGCTCAGTGAAGGGACAGATCATCTCGGAGCATGttgaggttcgtgaacgttgggctgaatattttaagcagctgtaccaggtagaccctccagcagtttgTCTGGACGcaaatggtatcacaatacctgtactggacccatccatcagcaaggaacctcctatcctaactgaggttagggaaGCAATccctaagctgaagggtgggaaagctgcaggcatttgtgatatccctgcttaactgctaaaggctaggggCGAACCCATGGCACAGGGCTCACATATGGTCTTgactggcagtctggttccattccctttGACCTAATGAAGTTTGtgtttatccctctctggaagcagaaaggggatcgatgggactgtagcaactaccatcacactgctcagtatggCAGGCAGTGCTtttgctcacattcttctgaaatgcatCCATGGCCTCCTACTacggcaccagagactggagtagtctggatttacttctggcaagtccTCAAGTCCTAGCACTTCGActcattgtggaatgccgtcgtgagtttgctCATGGGCTACTTGCAGcatacatcaacctcaagaaggcatctGACTCAGAGCATtgcgaatcgctatgggagatccagagactaagaggaattccaacacaaattattggcttaatagcaagcctatatactggtactgaaagtgctgcaaagtgtggtgggggcctgtcgaacttcttccctgttaactcaggggtgaggcaaggctgtaccCTTGCATCAACAATTTTCAACaattgcatggactggataatgggcagaactactatccAAAGTTAGTGTGGAGTAACAtcgggcaatatcaaggtcatagATTTTGCCGATGATCGTATCCGAGTCTCTGGAATCCcaggtggcagctcttgatgtatttagcaatgaggcaaagttcttgggcctagaggtctcctgaaaaatgcttgtggtgaggacattgaagtcacagagtgctttacataccttggtagcgtagtccatgtcaatagatggattggtctaacagcaggagccatgaacttgatcaacaaaggCATTTGGATATGTCGGTAGCTATGAAGaaagaccaagctatgtgtcaTCAAGAACTTGATACTGCCACTTTTGCTGTGTGGAAGCGAAACTTGAATGCTGTCTAGCACCTTGgattctcgtcttgatgccttttgtaacaagtctctatGCCAGATCAAGGGATACGGTTGGCAGGATCATGTACCCAAACGACAGCTATActttgagactggcatgggacctgttacttgcataatccgggatcgtcaactcaggctatatgggcacctagctcgtgtccatgtggatgaccctgcccatcaggttgtctctttacaaaacaatcctgggtggaggaggcccatgggacgatcagaaggtcatggcttggggaACTCGACCAGTCCTACCGCGAAGAGATAGAGATGGGTtgagggcctacctggagactccccatgagggacccccgtggctggaagctaagggtggatgcggccatgcggcccatgaatatatatatatatatatatatatatatatatatatatatatatatatatatatgtgtgtgtgtgtgtgtgtgtgtgtgtgtgtgtgtgtgtgtgtgtgtgtgtgtgtatgtgtgtgtgcctgtgtgtgcttgtgtgtgcttgtgtttgtgtgtgtatatatatatatgtgtgtgtgtgtgtgtgtgtgtgtgtgtgtgtgtgtgtgtgtggtgtgtgtgtgtgtgtgtgtggtgtatatatatatatatatatatatatatatatattatatatatatatatatatatatatatatatatatatatatatatatatatatatatgtgtgtgtgtgtgtgtgtgtgtgtgtgtgtgtgtgtatgtgtgtgtgtgtgtgtgtgtgtgtgtgtgtgtgtgtgtgtgtgtgtgtgtgtgtgtgtgtgtgtgtgtgtgtgcgtgcgtgttatatACACTATACGTACATACGTccgtacataaatgtatgtatatatatgtgtaaatgtatgtatgtatagatgtatatcatatatatatataatacatacatgtatgcatttatacatataatataaatgtagatatatatatatatatatatatatatatatatatatatatatattattatatatatatatatattatatatatatatatatatatatatatatatatatatatatatatatatatatgtgtgtgtgtgtgtgtgtgtgtgtggtgtgtggtgtgtgtggatgtgtgtgttgttgtgtgtgtttgtgtgtcagcatatatgtatatgtacaaacaaacacacacacacaccacacacacacacacacacacacacacgcacacacacacacacacacacacacacacactaccacatatatatatatatatatatatatatatatatatatatatatatatatatatatatatatgaattgcaaAACACTTCcgtgtgttgatactatggtagaaaaacccaaagtgcaaaaactagatttattgaaaatgagactacagtttcgaaatccacctggattccatcttcaggtctgagagagagaggagaggcaacgtggCAACACGAGGCAGGtggggacagacgaacggaagcaaagggaggtcaaatCATGTCAGAGAATCGGGCGAACTATAACGGAGAATGTGGGAAGTgcggagactatcggcaggagaaggaaaaaaccccgctgttcaagttgaaattaggcagcagcttcatTAAAGAGGATTTCACCAGTTTGCggacgtggacatcagcggaaggaaaggcaaTTCGCGCAGCTGACCAGTCCATTTGATGGCCTGTACCACGGATGgtaaaagagggcgttgttgttgcgtcccctggatacagcgtacttatgttgagacagacaggcctctgtctcgccaaagtattgcttattaCAGGAGGCAGAAGGAAAAGCATAGGTGCctaccttcgaggtagagggaggactagtatggaccaggttgcgacggagagtgttcaactgcaggcgaaagatcagcctgcagttgagagggtgaagagggcgactgagagagtagatctcctcagtgtagggcaggctgaggacgggcaggtgaagaatctctttaggagaggagtcatgGTAGAAGGTGCGCAGTGAACTgtataacgcgacgtcgagaacatgacgagggtaaccCAGTTTAGAGAACGAACGaagcaggaagtcgatctctccatccaggtactgggggtcacagatgcagagggcgcgaaggaacagcgaggtggcaacaccacTCTTTACATGAAAagaatggtatgagaagaagtgtatgtacataccactatgtatagggttcctgtatatggagaaggagaagtgtcagcagagcgatgaacaagaaagggagcttgttttcAACCTCCTATTCCACCTTAacacggatggaaggagagagagagtcgggaaatccgagaacagggcagggtcaagAGGCCAGAGAaaaaagacgtcgtcgacatacctcagccagaccgacggacgaagggag
This window of the Penaeus monodon isolate SGIC_2016 chromosome 39, NSTDA_Pmon_1, whole genome shotgun sequence genome carries:
- the LOC119597694 gene encoding uncharacterized protein LOC119597694 codes for the protein FSLRPSVWLRNPIHSGMYIHFFSYHSFHVKSGVATSLFLRALCICDPQYLDGEIDFLLRSFSKLGYPRHVLDVALYSSLRTFYHDSSPKEILHLPVLSLPYTEEIY